The stretch of DNA CCAATACTTCTTTTCCTTTTTCATACCTGTTCATAATTATATTATATCCTTAAACCCATTTAACATTAGCTGTCGTGTAAACATAATGGGGTGAAAAAACCGGGTTATACAATTTATTGGTTGCCTGGGTCGTGTTGAAACTGACCGCAATGGATTTTCTTAAATTGTAGTTTATCCTATCACCTATCGAAATCAATTCCTCATTATCAAATCTTTCTGAGGTTTTAGCATAGACCTTGAATTGTATTCTCTTTTTACCATAATTGGCATCCATGCCAAGCTCCGAATAGGAAATATTAACAATTTCAACAGAATAGGGATTCAATATGTTTATTTTAGAATTGGAATACAGCCTATAGGCATCCGCTGGATAGATTGCGCTTGAAGAGGTTGCAAGCCCCTCGATAGCGCCATTGCGTGCAGCGCTCATTGCGATGTTTAATTCGTTTTCACCTGCAATAAATACAATAGAAATCATTGCAACGACAATCAATGTCCCGAAAAGGAATAAAAGCTCTGCCGATATTTGTCCTTTGTTATCCATCATGTTATCACTATTTTTCCGTCTTCCGTTTTTGAAATGTAATATCCCCTTCCGCTAACCATTTTGTATTTCGAATCAATATTTATTAGCGGAAGCATTGTCTCACCCTTTTTGCCGTCATATTCTATCGTCAATTTAGACTTATCGACCGTCATTTCAAAGTATCCTCTATCGGAGGGCAACTTAATGTATTTTGAATAGCCAATCCCATTCGAATTTACCTGATTGATTACGGATGCAACATTATCCAAAATGAGCCTATGAGACACACTATTTTCAATATTCAAACTTGAAGAAATAGTCGATGATGCATAAAATAATAACCCACAGGTTATTATTAAAATAATAAATAATGAAAATAAATATTCAACTGAAATAAATCCTTTTTCGTCCATAATTTTTAATTATTTTTAATATTAATAAAGTTTACTTAAATTTAAGCTCAATTTTGATACATAATTATTAAATAATACTTGAAACTAAAAAATATATTATGAAAGGAAAAGTTATATTCATTGGTGCAGGTCCTGGAGATCCTGATTTAATAACAGTAAAAGGAAGAAACGTAATTGAAAAGGCTGATGTAATCATTTATGCAGGTTCACTTGTAAATAAAAATGTTTTATGTCCTGCAAAAGAGGATTGCGTTATTCACAATAGCGCATATTTAAATTTGGAAGAAACTGATGCAATCATTACTGAAGCCGTAAACGAAGGTAAACTTGTTGCTCGTGTGCACACCGGAGACCCTTCAATATATGGTGCCATCGGCGAACAGATTCGCGAACTTAAAAAACATGACATTGAATATGAGATTATTCCCGGCGTAAGTTCACTATTCGGTACAGCCAGCGTTTTGGAAGCTGAATTAACTTTACCTGAAATTTCACAAAGCGTCATCATTACCCGTCCTGAGGGAAGAACACCTAAGCCTGATGGTGAAAGCATAGCCAGTTTTTCAAAGCATCATGCGACAATGTGCATCTTTTTGGGTATCGGTATGATTGATAAGGTAGTTGATGAATTGCTTGAAGGTTATGAAAAAACTACTCCCGTGGCAGTAGTTAAAAAGGCAACTTGGCCAGACCAAGAAATAATTAGAGGAACCCTCGCAGATATTGCACAAAAAGT from Methanobrevibacter sp. YE315 encodes:
- a CDS encoding class III signal peptide-containing protein; the protein is MMDNKGQISAELLFLFGTLIVVAMISIVFIAGENELNIAMSAARNGAIEGLATSSSAIYPADAYRLYSNSKINILNPYSVEIVNISYSELGMDANYGKKRIQFKVYAKTSERFDNEELISIGDRINYNLRKSIAVSFNTTQATNKLYNPVFSPHYVYTTANVKWV
- the cobM gene encoding precorrin-4 C(11)-methyltransferase codes for the protein MKGKVIFIGAGPGDPDLITVKGRNVIEKADVIIYAGSLVNKNVLCPAKEDCVIHNSAYLNLEETDAIITEAVNEGKLVARVHTGDPSIYGAIGEQIRELKKHDIEYEIIPGVSSLFGTASVLEAELTLPEISQSVIITRPEGRTPKPDGESIASFSKHHATMCIFLGIGMIDKVVDELLEGYEKTTPVAVVKKATWPDQEIIRGTLADIAQKVKDANITKTAMIVVGDVLDPGDFNASKLYDKNFKHEYR